One part of the Haliaeetus albicilla chromosome 9, bHalAlb1.1, whole genome shotgun sequence genome encodes these proteins:
- the PRSS56 gene encoding serine protease 56 isoform X5: MLPARRPRRTKAALRPRLRPPRAPRPELASWRDINELACLCSPGPSLLPPPGGHCIYPSLLARLGHFGGSPLLPPFARPGMERGGKRTRGALPGVCLVPPVLLPLLPLLQLAGGAPLGQGLYPMPAGVLQALSSRGTLVLEAALRSALLALERALAEQQRQQGACGLCAPCLFPPCANLTRYCPPLAVPPAVPPSCQALLDAQALPELPQRNWALSQACAPYQRLCPPEGAQHACAQLSARLCRHRLQECRMAAAAPDPDAPAEVAMPGSCGHRGGPQANTTAPRGRIMGGSVAPRGAWPWLVSVRLHGELMCGGVLVGRSWVLTAAHCFAGNQNELAWTVVVGDHELGKLGAGERAVPVRRILPHPKFNPKTFHGDLALLELAVTLAPSPTVSPVCLPSGPTEPSPGTTCYIAGWGSLYEEGPAADVVMEARVPLLSQETCQGALGRDLLTSTMFCAGYLSGGIDSCQGDSGGPLACQDPSSHRFILYGITSWGDGCGERGKPGVYTRVAAFVDWLSLQMDPAPGSREPSCFDLLALAQLPPERQPLERARLCAFYAGSCQSPQGRAACTRMAEETCRARTRRCELHSYAQTLVDLLRRAGDFIRNQFDFSFLTRTLPQLLGKIYGHLFPPRVRRDAPGTLPAGPPCARLGSHQSPLCRWLGYQQPALAPPWGSPTSRPSCPLLVPTGPAVAGGQPSPTAEGPQRPPPSLKHWSPALPATRAHAEGGGHGPPGCPGPSRWGAGQPPPFAGLFRAVGPRLQDWVEALRAMVGGSPLAPTLDEGQLPGETWLFLQQGEEVVEELVGQGRAFLAQLRAELDLGTPLEAMELQIAPGELTGTPMPSWSVPREKRELVPTELPEVEEEEAGAGRGTLCPCSPGIPRAWVVLPRAGSSMVPP, encoded by the exons ATGCTGCCCGCCCGGAGGCCCCGTCGAACAAAGGCGGCATTGAGGCCCCGGCTgcgccccccccgcgccccccgccccgagctGGCATCTTGGCGCGACATTAATGAACTCGCCTGTTTGTGCTCCCCCggcccctctctcctcccaccgCCCGGGGGGCACTGTATATATCCATCCCTCCTCGCCCGCCTCGGGCATTTCGGGGGCTCCCCCCTCTTGCCCCCCTTTGCCCGCCCGGGGATGGAGCGAGGAGGGAAGAGAACACGGGGCGCTCTCCCCGGGGTCTGCCTGGTCCCCCCcgtgctgctgccgctgctgccgctgctgcagCTGGCGGGGGGGGCCCCCCTGGGCCAGGGGCTGTACCCCATGCCGGCCGGTGTCCTGCAAG CGCTGTCGAGCCGGGGGACGCTGGTGCTGGAGGCGGCGCTGAGGAGTGCGCTGCTGGCGCTGGAGCGGGCGCTGGCTGAGCAGCAACGGCAGCAGGGTGCCTGTGGGCTCTGTGCCCCTTGCCTCTTCCCCCCCTGTGCCAACCTCACCCGCTACTGCCCAC CGCTGGCCGTGCCCCCCGCCGTGCCACCCAGCTGCCAGGCCCTGCTGGATGCCCAGGCGCTGCCCGAGCTGCCCCAGCGCAACTGGGCACTGAGTCAGGCCTGTGCCCCCTACCAGCGCCTGTGCCCACCTGAGGGGGCCCAGCATGCCTGCGCCCAGCTCAGTGCCCGACTCTGCCGCCATCGCCTCCAGGAGTGCC GGATGGCCGCTGCAGCCCCGGACCCTGATGCACCAGCAGAAGTGGCGATGCCAG GGAGCTGCGGGCACCGTGGGGGACCCCAAGCCAACACCACAGCCCCCCGAGGACGGATCATGGGTGGCAGCGTGGCCCCACGGGGGGCCTGGCCCTGGCTGGTGTCGGTGCGGCTCCACGGGGAGCTGATGTGCGGAGGGGTGCTGGTGGGACGCTCCTGGGTCCTCACCGCGGCCCACTGCTTTGCCGG GAACCAGAATGAGCTGGCGTGGACAGTGGTGGTGGGCGACCACGAGCTGGGCAAGCTGGGTGCAGGCGAGCGAGCAGTGCCCGTCCGGCGCATCCTGCCTCACCCCAAG TTTAATCCCAAGACGTTTCATGGGGACCTGGCGCTGCTGGAGCTGGCGGTGACGCTGGCCCCATCGCCCACCGTCAGCCCCGTGTGCCTTCCCAGCGGCCCTACggagcccagccctggcacGACCTGCTACATCGCAGGCTGGGGCTCCCTCTATGAAG AGGGGCCAGCAGCCGATGTGGTGATGGAGGCACGGGTGCCCCTGCTCAGCCAGGAGACGTGCCAGggtgccctgggcagggacctTCTCACCAGCACCATGTTCTGTGCCGGTTACTTGTCTGGGGGCATCGACTCCTGCCAG GGTGACTCGGGGGGCCCGCTGGCATGCCAGGACCCCTCCTCGCACCGCTTCATCCTCTATGGCATCACCTCATGGGGTGATGGCTGTGGTGAGCGGGGCAAACCGGGCGTCTACACCCGTGTCGCTGCCTTCGTGGACTGGCTCAGCCTCCAGATGGACC CTGCCCCTGGCAGCCGGGAACCGAGCTGCTTCGACCTGCTGGCGCTGGCCCAGCTGCCCCCCGAGCGGCAGCCACTGGAGCGTGCCCGCCTCTGTGCCTTCTATGCCGGGTCCTGTCAGTCCCCCCAGGGCCGGGCCGCCTGCACCCGCATGGCTGAAGAGACCTGCCGCGCCAGGACTAGACGATGCG AGCTGCACTCCTACGCCCAGACCTTGGTGGATCTCCTGCGCCGGGCTGGGGACTTCATCCGAAACCAGTTCGacttctccttcctcactcGCACCCTGCCTCAGCTCCTGGGCAAGATCTATGGGCATCTCTTCCCACCCCGTGTCCGCAGGGATGCCCCAGGTACCCTCCCGGCTGGGCCACCCTGTGCCCGTTTGGGGTCCCATCAGTCCCCGCTATGCCGGTGGCTGGGGTACCAGCAGCCTGCCCTGGCACCCCCATGGGGCTCCCCTACCTCTCGTCCCTCCTGTCCCCTtcttgtccccacaggcccagctGTGGCAGGgggccagcccagccccacagcagaaggaccccagagacccccccccag CCTAAAGCACTGGAGTCCTGCTCTTCCTGCAACCAGGGCACATGCGGAGGGAGGTGGACATGGCCCCCCGGGGTGCCCAGGGCCATCCAG GTGGGGGGCCGGGCAGCCACCCCCCTTCGCAGGGCTCTTCAGGGCTGTGGGGCCCCGGCTGCAGGACTGGGTGGAGGCGCTGAGGGCCATGGTGGGGGGCAGCCCCCTGGCACCCACCCTGGATGAGGGGCAGCTCCCCGGGGAGACGTGGCTCTTCTTGCAG CAGGGCGAGGAGGtggtggaggagctggtgggaCAAGGAAGAGCCTTCCTTGCCCAGCTGCGGGCGGAGCTGGACCTTGGCACCCCTCTTGAGGCCATGGAGCTGCAAATAGCACCCGGAGAGCTGACGGGGACCCCAATGCCGAGCT GGTCAGTGCCAAGGGAGAAACGTGAGCTGGTGCCCACGGAGCTGccggaggtggaggaggaggaggcaggcgCAGGCAGAG GGAccctctgcccctgctcccccGGCATCCCCAGAGCATGGGTGGTCCTCCCCAGGGCGGGCAGCAGCATGGTGCCCCCGTGA
- the PRSS56 gene encoding serine protease 56 isoform X7, protein MLPARRPRRTKAALRPRLRPPRAPRPELASWRDINELACLCSPGPSLLPPPGGHCIYPSLLARLGHFGGSPLLPPFARPGMERGGKRTRGALPGVCLVPPVLLPLLPLLQLAGGAPLGQGLYPMPAGVLQALSSRGTLVLEAALRSALLALERALAEQQRQQGACGLCAPCLFPPCANLTRYCPPLAVPPAVPPSCQALLDAQALPELPQRNWALSQACAPYQRLCPPEGAQHACAQLSARLCRHRLQECRMAAAAPDPDAPAEVAMPGSCGHRGGPQANTTAPRGRIMGGSVAPRGAWPWLVSVRLHGELMCGGVLVGRSWVLTAAHCFAGNQNELAWTVVVGDHELGKLGAGERAVPVRRILPHPKFNPKTFHGDLALLELAVTLAPSPTVSPVCLPSGPTEPSPGTTCYIAGWGSLYEEGPAADVVMEARVPLLSQETCQGALGRDLLTSTMFCAGYLSGGIDSCQGDSGGPLACQDPSSHRFILYGITSWGDGCGERGKPGVYTRVAAFVDWLSLQMDPAPGSREPSCFDLLALAQLPPERQPLERARLCAFYAGSCQSPQGRAACTRMAEETCRARTRRCELHSYAQTLVDLLRRAGDFIRNQFDFSFLTRTLPQLLGKIYGHLFPPRVRRDAPGPAVAGGQPSPTAEGPQRPPPRWGAGQPPPFAGLFRAVGPRLQDWVEALRAMVGGSPLAPTLDEGQLPGETWLFLQGEEVVEELVGQGRAFLAQLRAELDLGTPLEAMELQIAPGELTGTPMPSWSVPREKRELVPTELPEVEEEEAGAGRACPGLNESVVRVGAVWELYAWVLRVPEPDLAMTFQEILVDLGSKNAKGLYRAQVRATVGGRPTAFTGLVGLESDSLARSMPGLVALALEALKT, encoded by the exons ATGCTGCCCGCCCGGAGGCCCCGTCGAACAAAGGCGGCATTGAGGCCCCGGCTgcgccccccccgcgccccccgccccgagctGGCATCTTGGCGCGACATTAATGAACTCGCCTGTTTGTGCTCCCCCggcccctctctcctcccaccgCCCGGGGGGCACTGTATATATCCATCCCTCCTCGCCCGCCTCGGGCATTTCGGGGGCTCCCCCCTCTTGCCCCCCTTTGCCCGCCCGGGGATGGAGCGAGGAGGGAAGAGAACACGGGGCGCTCTCCCCGGGGTCTGCCTGGTCCCCCCcgtgctgctgccgctgctgccgctgctgcagCTGGCGGGGGGGGCCCCCCTGGGCCAGGGGCTGTACCCCATGCCGGCCGGTGTCCTGCAAG CGCTGTCGAGCCGGGGGACGCTGGTGCTGGAGGCGGCGCTGAGGAGTGCGCTGCTGGCGCTGGAGCGGGCGCTGGCTGAGCAGCAACGGCAGCAGGGTGCCTGTGGGCTCTGTGCCCCTTGCCTCTTCCCCCCCTGTGCCAACCTCACCCGCTACTGCCCAC CGCTGGCCGTGCCCCCCGCCGTGCCACCCAGCTGCCAGGCCCTGCTGGATGCCCAGGCGCTGCCCGAGCTGCCCCAGCGCAACTGGGCACTGAGTCAGGCCTGTGCCCCCTACCAGCGCCTGTGCCCACCTGAGGGGGCCCAGCATGCCTGCGCCCAGCTCAGTGCCCGACTCTGCCGCCATCGCCTCCAGGAGTGCC GGATGGCCGCTGCAGCCCCGGACCCTGATGCACCAGCAGAAGTGGCGATGCCAG GGAGCTGCGGGCACCGTGGGGGACCCCAAGCCAACACCACAGCCCCCCGAGGACGGATCATGGGTGGCAGCGTGGCCCCACGGGGGGCCTGGCCCTGGCTGGTGTCGGTGCGGCTCCACGGGGAGCTGATGTGCGGAGGGGTGCTGGTGGGACGCTCCTGGGTCCTCACCGCGGCCCACTGCTTTGCCGG GAACCAGAATGAGCTGGCGTGGACAGTGGTGGTGGGCGACCACGAGCTGGGCAAGCTGGGTGCAGGCGAGCGAGCAGTGCCCGTCCGGCGCATCCTGCCTCACCCCAAG TTTAATCCCAAGACGTTTCATGGGGACCTGGCGCTGCTGGAGCTGGCGGTGACGCTGGCCCCATCGCCCACCGTCAGCCCCGTGTGCCTTCCCAGCGGCCCTACggagcccagccctggcacGACCTGCTACATCGCAGGCTGGGGCTCCCTCTATGAAG AGGGGCCAGCAGCCGATGTGGTGATGGAGGCACGGGTGCCCCTGCTCAGCCAGGAGACGTGCCAGggtgccctgggcagggacctTCTCACCAGCACCATGTTCTGTGCCGGTTACTTGTCTGGGGGCATCGACTCCTGCCAG GGTGACTCGGGGGGCCCGCTGGCATGCCAGGACCCCTCCTCGCACCGCTTCATCCTCTATGGCATCACCTCATGGGGTGATGGCTGTGGTGAGCGGGGCAAACCGGGCGTCTACACCCGTGTCGCTGCCTTCGTGGACTGGCTCAGCCTCCAGATGGACC CTGCCCCTGGCAGCCGGGAACCGAGCTGCTTCGACCTGCTGGCGCTGGCCCAGCTGCCCCCCGAGCGGCAGCCACTGGAGCGTGCCCGCCTCTGTGCCTTCTATGCCGGGTCCTGTCAGTCCCCCCAGGGCCGGGCCGCCTGCACCCGCATGGCTGAAGAGACCTGCCGCGCCAGGACTAGACGATGCG AGCTGCACTCCTACGCCCAGACCTTGGTGGATCTCCTGCGCCGGGCTGGGGACTTCATCCGAAACCAGTTCGacttctccttcctcactcGCACCCTGCCTCAGCTCCTGGGCAAGATCTATGGGCATCTCTTCCCACCCCGTGTCCGCAGGGATGCCCCAG gcccagctGTGGCAGGgggccagcccagccccacagcagaaggaccccagagacccccccccag GTGGGGGGCCGGGCAGCCACCCCCCTTCGCAGGGCTCTTCAGGGCTGTGGGGCCCCGGCTGCAGGACTGGGTGGAGGCGCTGAGGGCCATGGTGGGGGGCAGCCCCCTGGCACCCACCCTGGATGAGGGGCAGCTCCCCGGGGAGACGTGGCTCTTCTTGCAG GGCGAGGAGGtggtggaggagctggtgggaCAAGGAAGAGCCTTCCTTGCCCAGCTGCGGGCGGAGCTGGACCTTGGCACCCCTCTTGAGGCCATGGAGCTGCAAATAGCACCCGGAGAGCTGACGGGGACCCCAATGCCGAGCT GGTCAGTGCCAAGGGAGAAACGTGAGCTGGTGCCCACGGAGCTGccggaggtggaggaggaggaggcaggcgCAGGCAGAG CCTGCCCTGGCCTCAACGAGTCGGTGGTGCGAGTGGGTGCGGTGTGGGAGCTCTACGCCTGGGTGCTGCGGGTGCCCGAGCCAGACCTGGCCATGACCTTCCAGGAG ATCCTGGTGGACTTGGGCTCCAAAAACGCCAAGGGGCTGTACCGGGCGCAGGTGCGGGCCACGGTGgggggccgccccacggccttCACTGGCCTCGTGGGGCTGGAGAGCGACTCACTGGCCCGCAGCATGCCCGGCCTCGTCGCTCTGGCACTCGAGGCGCTGAAAACCTAA
- the PRSS56 gene encoding serine protease 56 isoform X6, translating into MLPARRPRRTKAALRPRLRPPRAPRPELASWRDINELACLCSPGPSLLPPPGGHCIYPSLLARLGHFGGSPLLPPFARPGMERGGKRTRGALPGVCLVPPVLLPLLPLLQLAGGAPLGQGLYPMPAGVLQALSSRGTLVLEAALRSALLALERALAEQQRQQGACGLCAPCLFPPCANLTRYCPPLAVPPAVPPSCQALLDAQALPELPQRNWALSQACAPYQRLCPPEGAQHACAQLSARLCRHRLQECRMAAAAPDPDAPAEVAMPGSCGHRGGPQANTTAPRGRIMGGSVAPRGAWPWLVSVRLHGELMCGGVLVGRSWVLTAAHCFAGNQNELAWTVVVGDHELGKLGAGERAVPVRRILPHPKFNPKTFHGDLALLELAVTLAPSPTVSPVCLPSGPTEPSPGTTCYIAGWGSLYEEGPAADVVMEARVPLLSQETCQGALGRDLLTSTMFCAGYLSGGIDSCQGDSGGPLACQDPSSHRFILYGITSWGDGCGERGKPGVYTRVAAFVDWLSLQMDPAPGSREPSCFDLLALAQLPPERQPLERARLCAFYAGSCQSPQGRAACTRMAEETCRARTRRCELHSYAQTLVDLLRRAGDFIRNQFDFSFLTRTLPQLLGKIYGHLFPPRVRRDAPGPAVAGGQPSPTAEGPQRPPPRWGAGQPPPFAGLFRAVGPRLQDWVEALRAMVGGSPLAPTLDEGQLPGETWLFLQQGEEVVEELVGQGRAFLAQLRAELDLGTPLEAMELQIAPGELTGTPMPSWSVPREKRELVPTELPEVEEEEAGAGRACPGLNESVVRVGAVWELYAWVLRVPEPDLAMTFQEILVDLGSKNAKGLYRAQVRATVGGRPTAFTGLVGLESDSLARSMPGLVALALEALKT; encoded by the exons ATGCTGCCCGCCCGGAGGCCCCGTCGAACAAAGGCGGCATTGAGGCCCCGGCTgcgccccccccgcgccccccgccccgagctGGCATCTTGGCGCGACATTAATGAACTCGCCTGTTTGTGCTCCCCCggcccctctctcctcccaccgCCCGGGGGGCACTGTATATATCCATCCCTCCTCGCCCGCCTCGGGCATTTCGGGGGCTCCCCCCTCTTGCCCCCCTTTGCCCGCCCGGGGATGGAGCGAGGAGGGAAGAGAACACGGGGCGCTCTCCCCGGGGTCTGCCTGGTCCCCCCcgtgctgctgccgctgctgccgctgctgcagCTGGCGGGGGGGGCCCCCCTGGGCCAGGGGCTGTACCCCATGCCGGCCGGTGTCCTGCAAG CGCTGTCGAGCCGGGGGACGCTGGTGCTGGAGGCGGCGCTGAGGAGTGCGCTGCTGGCGCTGGAGCGGGCGCTGGCTGAGCAGCAACGGCAGCAGGGTGCCTGTGGGCTCTGTGCCCCTTGCCTCTTCCCCCCCTGTGCCAACCTCACCCGCTACTGCCCAC CGCTGGCCGTGCCCCCCGCCGTGCCACCCAGCTGCCAGGCCCTGCTGGATGCCCAGGCGCTGCCCGAGCTGCCCCAGCGCAACTGGGCACTGAGTCAGGCCTGTGCCCCCTACCAGCGCCTGTGCCCACCTGAGGGGGCCCAGCATGCCTGCGCCCAGCTCAGTGCCCGACTCTGCCGCCATCGCCTCCAGGAGTGCC GGATGGCCGCTGCAGCCCCGGACCCTGATGCACCAGCAGAAGTGGCGATGCCAG GGAGCTGCGGGCACCGTGGGGGACCCCAAGCCAACACCACAGCCCCCCGAGGACGGATCATGGGTGGCAGCGTGGCCCCACGGGGGGCCTGGCCCTGGCTGGTGTCGGTGCGGCTCCACGGGGAGCTGATGTGCGGAGGGGTGCTGGTGGGACGCTCCTGGGTCCTCACCGCGGCCCACTGCTTTGCCGG GAACCAGAATGAGCTGGCGTGGACAGTGGTGGTGGGCGACCACGAGCTGGGCAAGCTGGGTGCAGGCGAGCGAGCAGTGCCCGTCCGGCGCATCCTGCCTCACCCCAAG TTTAATCCCAAGACGTTTCATGGGGACCTGGCGCTGCTGGAGCTGGCGGTGACGCTGGCCCCATCGCCCACCGTCAGCCCCGTGTGCCTTCCCAGCGGCCCTACggagcccagccctggcacGACCTGCTACATCGCAGGCTGGGGCTCCCTCTATGAAG AGGGGCCAGCAGCCGATGTGGTGATGGAGGCACGGGTGCCCCTGCTCAGCCAGGAGACGTGCCAGggtgccctgggcagggacctTCTCACCAGCACCATGTTCTGTGCCGGTTACTTGTCTGGGGGCATCGACTCCTGCCAG GGTGACTCGGGGGGCCCGCTGGCATGCCAGGACCCCTCCTCGCACCGCTTCATCCTCTATGGCATCACCTCATGGGGTGATGGCTGTGGTGAGCGGGGCAAACCGGGCGTCTACACCCGTGTCGCTGCCTTCGTGGACTGGCTCAGCCTCCAGATGGACC CTGCCCCTGGCAGCCGGGAACCGAGCTGCTTCGACCTGCTGGCGCTGGCCCAGCTGCCCCCCGAGCGGCAGCCACTGGAGCGTGCCCGCCTCTGTGCCTTCTATGCCGGGTCCTGTCAGTCCCCCCAGGGCCGGGCCGCCTGCACCCGCATGGCTGAAGAGACCTGCCGCGCCAGGACTAGACGATGCG AGCTGCACTCCTACGCCCAGACCTTGGTGGATCTCCTGCGCCGGGCTGGGGACTTCATCCGAAACCAGTTCGacttctccttcctcactcGCACCCTGCCTCAGCTCCTGGGCAAGATCTATGGGCATCTCTTCCCACCCCGTGTCCGCAGGGATGCCCCAG gcccagctGTGGCAGGgggccagcccagccccacagcagaaggaccccagagacccccccccag GTGGGGGGCCGGGCAGCCACCCCCCTTCGCAGGGCTCTTCAGGGCTGTGGGGCCCCGGCTGCAGGACTGGGTGGAGGCGCTGAGGGCCATGGTGGGGGGCAGCCCCCTGGCACCCACCCTGGATGAGGGGCAGCTCCCCGGGGAGACGTGGCTCTTCTTGCAG CAGGGCGAGGAGGtggtggaggagctggtgggaCAAGGAAGAGCCTTCCTTGCCCAGCTGCGGGCGGAGCTGGACCTTGGCACCCCTCTTGAGGCCATGGAGCTGCAAATAGCACCCGGAGAGCTGACGGGGACCCCAATGCCGAGCT GGTCAGTGCCAAGGGAGAAACGTGAGCTGGTGCCCACGGAGCTGccggaggtggaggaggaggaggcaggcgCAGGCAGAG CCTGCCCTGGCCTCAACGAGTCGGTGGTGCGAGTGGGTGCGGTGTGGGAGCTCTACGCCTGGGTGCTGCGGGTGCCCGAGCCAGACCTGGCCATGACCTTCCAGGAG ATCCTGGTGGACTTGGGCTCCAAAAACGCCAAGGGGCTGTACCGGGCGCAGGTGCGGGCCACGGTGgggggccgccccacggccttCACTGGCCTCGTGGGGCTGGAGAGCGACTCACTGGCCCGCAGCATGCCCGGCCTCGTCGCTCTGGCACTCGAGGCGCTGAAAACCTAA
- the PRSS56 gene encoding serine protease 56 isoform X4 — translation MLPARRPRRTKAALRPRLRPPRAPRPELASWRDINELACLCSPGPSLLPPPGGHCIYPSLLARLGHFGGSPLLPPFARPGMERGGKRTRGALPGVCLVPPVLLPLLPLLQLAGGAPLGQGLYPMPAGVLQALSSRGTLVLEAALRSALLALERALAEQQRQQGACGLCAPCLFPPCANLTRYCPPLAVPPAVPPSCQALLDAQALPELPQRNWALSQACAPYQRLCPPEGAQHACAQLSARLCRHRLQECRMAAAAPDPDAPAEVAMPGSCGHRGGPQANTTAPRGRIMGGSVAPRGAWPWLVSVRLHGELMCGGVLVGRSWVLTAAHCFAGNQNELAWTVVVGDHELGKLGAGERAVPVRRILPHPKFNPKTFHGDLALLELAVTLAPSPTVSPVCLPSGPTEPSPGTTCYIAGWGSLYEEGPAADVVMEARVPLLSQETCQGALGRDLLTSTMFCAGYLSGGIDSCQGDSGGPLACQDPSSHRFILYGITSWGDGCGERGKPGVYTRVAAFVDWLSLQMDPAPGSREPSCFDLLALAQLPPERQPLERARLCAFYAGSCQSPQGRAACTRMAEETCRARTRRCELHSYAQTLVDLLRRAGDFIRNQFDFSFLTRTLPQLLGKIYGHLFPPRVRRDAPGPAVAGGQPSPTAEGPQRPPPSLKHWSPALPATRAHAEGGGHGPPGCPGPSRWGAGQPPPFAGLFRAVGPRLQDWVEALRAMVGGSPLAPTLDEGQLPGETWLFLQQGEEVVEELVGQGRAFLAQLRAELDLGTPLEAMELQIAPGELTGTPMPSWSVPREKRELVPTELPEVEEEEAGAGRACPGLNESVVRVGAVWELYAWVLRVPEPDLAMTFQEILVDLGSKNAKGLYRAQVRATVGGRPTAFTGLVGLESDSLARSMPGLVALALEALKT, via the exons ATGCTGCCCGCCCGGAGGCCCCGTCGAACAAAGGCGGCATTGAGGCCCCGGCTgcgccccccccgcgccccccgccccgagctGGCATCTTGGCGCGACATTAATGAACTCGCCTGTTTGTGCTCCCCCggcccctctctcctcccaccgCCCGGGGGGCACTGTATATATCCATCCCTCCTCGCCCGCCTCGGGCATTTCGGGGGCTCCCCCCTCTTGCCCCCCTTTGCCCGCCCGGGGATGGAGCGAGGAGGGAAGAGAACACGGGGCGCTCTCCCCGGGGTCTGCCTGGTCCCCCCcgtgctgctgccgctgctgccgctgctgcagCTGGCGGGGGGGGCCCCCCTGGGCCAGGGGCTGTACCCCATGCCGGCCGGTGTCCTGCAAG CGCTGTCGAGCCGGGGGACGCTGGTGCTGGAGGCGGCGCTGAGGAGTGCGCTGCTGGCGCTGGAGCGGGCGCTGGCTGAGCAGCAACGGCAGCAGGGTGCCTGTGGGCTCTGTGCCCCTTGCCTCTTCCCCCCCTGTGCCAACCTCACCCGCTACTGCCCAC CGCTGGCCGTGCCCCCCGCCGTGCCACCCAGCTGCCAGGCCCTGCTGGATGCCCAGGCGCTGCCCGAGCTGCCCCAGCGCAACTGGGCACTGAGTCAGGCCTGTGCCCCCTACCAGCGCCTGTGCCCACCTGAGGGGGCCCAGCATGCCTGCGCCCAGCTCAGTGCCCGACTCTGCCGCCATCGCCTCCAGGAGTGCC GGATGGCCGCTGCAGCCCCGGACCCTGATGCACCAGCAGAAGTGGCGATGCCAG GGAGCTGCGGGCACCGTGGGGGACCCCAAGCCAACACCACAGCCCCCCGAGGACGGATCATGGGTGGCAGCGTGGCCCCACGGGGGGCCTGGCCCTGGCTGGTGTCGGTGCGGCTCCACGGGGAGCTGATGTGCGGAGGGGTGCTGGTGGGACGCTCCTGGGTCCTCACCGCGGCCCACTGCTTTGCCGG GAACCAGAATGAGCTGGCGTGGACAGTGGTGGTGGGCGACCACGAGCTGGGCAAGCTGGGTGCAGGCGAGCGAGCAGTGCCCGTCCGGCGCATCCTGCCTCACCCCAAG TTTAATCCCAAGACGTTTCATGGGGACCTGGCGCTGCTGGAGCTGGCGGTGACGCTGGCCCCATCGCCCACCGTCAGCCCCGTGTGCCTTCCCAGCGGCCCTACggagcccagccctggcacGACCTGCTACATCGCAGGCTGGGGCTCCCTCTATGAAG AGGGGCCAGCAGCCGATGTGGTGATGGAGGCACGGGTGCCCCTGCTCAGCCAGGAGACGTGCCAGggtgccctgggcagggacctTCTCACCAGCACCATGTTCTGTGCCGGTTACTTGTCTGGGGGCATCGACTCCTGCCAG GGTGACTCGGGGGGCCCGCTGGCATGCCAGGACCCCTCCTCGCACCGCTTCATCCTCTATGGCATCACCTCATGGGGTGATGGCTGTGGTGAGCGGGGCAAACCGGGCGTCTACACCCGTGTCGCTGCCTTCGTGGACTGGCTCAGCCTCCAGATGGACC CTGCCCCTGGCAGCCGGGAACCGAGCTGCTTCGACCTGCTGGCGCTGGCCCAGCTGCCCCCCGAGCGGCAGCCACTGGAGCGTGCCCGCCTCTGTGCCTTCTATGCCGGGTCCTGTCAGTCCCCCCAGGGCCGGGCCGCCTGCACCCGCATGGCTGAAGAGACCTGCCGCGCCAGGACTAGACGATGCG AGCTGCACTCCTACGCCCAGACCTTGGTGGATCTCCTGCGCCGGGCTGGGGACTTCATCCGAAACCAGTTCGacttctccttcctcactcGCACCCTGCCTCAGCTCCTGGGCAAGATCTATGGGCATCTCTTCCCACCCCGTGTCCGCAGGGATGCCCCAG gcccagctGTGGCAGGgggccagcccagccccacagcagaaggaccccagagacccccccccag CCTAAAGCACTGGAGTCCTGCTCTTCCTGCAACCAGGGCACATGCGGAGGGAGGTGGACATGGCCCCCCGGGGTGCCCAGGGCCATCCAG GTGGGGGGCCGGGCAGCCACCCCCCTTCGCAGGGCTCTTCAGGGCTGTGGGGCCCCGGCTGCAGGACTGGGTGGAGGCGCTGAGGGCCATGGTGGGGGGCAGCCCCCTGGCACCCACCCTGGATGAGGGGCAGCTCCCCGGGGAGACGTGGCTCTTCTTGCAG CAGGGCGAGGAGGtggtggaggagctggtgggaCAAGGAAGAGCCTTCCTTGCCCAGCTGCGGGCGGAGCTGGACCTTGGCACCCCTCTTGAGGCCATGGAGCTGCAAATAGCACCCGGAGAGCTGACGGGGACCCCAATGCCGAGCT GGTCAGTGCCAAGGGAGAAACGTGAGCTGGTGCCCACGGAGCTGccggaggtggaggaggaggaggcaggcgCAGGCAGAG CCTGCCCTGGCCTCAACGAGTCGGTGGTGCGAGTGGGTGCGGTGTGGGAGCTCTACGCCTGGGTGCTGCGGGTGCCCGAGCCAGACCTGGCCATGACCTTCCAGGAG ATCCTGGTGGACTTGGGCTCCAAAAACGCCAAGGGGCTGTACCGGGCGCAGGTGCGGGCCACGGTGgggggccgccccacggccttCACTGGCCTCGTGGGGCTGGAGAGCGACTCACTGGCCCGCAGCATGCCCGGCCTCGTCGCTCTGGCACTCGAGGCGCTGAAAACCTAA